Proteins found in one Seonamhaeicola sp. S2-3 genomic segment:
- a CDS encoding LacI family DNA-binding transcriptional regulator, giving the protein MNNKPTIHDIAKVLGINSSTVSRALNDSPRVTKSTKAKILAKAQELGYQRNMLASNLRKNVTNTIGVVVPRISRHFFSSAIQGIEETAYLAGYNVIICQSLEQFEREKKIIDGLVANRVDGLLISVSMETLNYNHLEVAKKSNIPLVFFDRHCDIPGYSNVLIDDFKGGFDATEHLIIKGCRNIVHFSGPQELEIYRNRFNGYKAALEKHNIPFKKELVVTSRLMEQDGYNNMQNILSSKQAIDGVFSANDVAAIGAMKCIKEQKISIPEDIAIVGFSNEPISTVIEPSLTTIDQSGFEIGEIATRLLLEYIVKKEIPDKGQTITLATSLIERNSSKKTVARFL; this is encoded by the coding sequence TTGAATAATAAGCCAACAATACACGACATTGCTAAAGTTTTAGGTATTAATAGTTCTACAGTTTCTAGAGCTTTAAATGATAGTCCGCGAGTAACAAAAAGTACTAAAGCTAAAATTTTGGCAAAGGCTCAAGAATTAGGATATCAGCGTAATATGCTGGCTTCTAATTTGCGAAAAAATGTAACTAATACTATAGGGGTGGTGGTTCCTAGAATATCACGGCATTTTTTTTCATCAGCAATTCAAGGTATTGAAGAAACTGCTTATTTGGCTGGTTATAATGTTATAATCTGTCAATCTTTAGAACAATTTGAACGCGAAAAAAAAATAATTGATGGGTTGGTAGCAAATAGGGTAGATGGGTTGTTAATTTCGGTTTCAATGGAAACTTTAAACTATAATCATTTAGAAGTAGCAAAAAAAAGCAATATTCCGCTTGTGTTTTTTGATAGGCATTGTGATATCCCAGGGTATAGTAATGTGCTTATTGATGATTTTAAGGGAGGATTTGATGCCACAGAACATTTAATAATTAAAGGTTGTAGAAATATTGTGCATTTTTCGGGGCCTCAAGAATTAGAGATTTATAGAAACAGATTTAACGGTTATAAAGCTGCACTTGAAAAACACAATATTCCATTTAAAAAAGAATTGGTTGTTACCTCTAGGTTAATGGAGCAAGATGGTTATAATAATATGCAAAATATTTTAAGTAGTAAACAAGCTATAGATGGGGTTTTTTCTGCAAATGATGTAGCAGCTATTGGGGCTATGAAATGTATTAAAGAGCAAAAAATTAGCATACCAGAAGATATTGCTATTGTAGGTTTTAGTAATGAACCTATTTCAACCGTTATAGAGCCATCATTAACAACTATAGACCAGTCTGGTTTTGAAATTGGTGAAATAGCAACACGTTTATTATTAGAATACATTGTGAAAAAAGAAATACCAGATAAAGGGCAAACCATTACCTTGGCTACAAGCTTAATAGAAAGAAATTCGTCAAAAAAAACAGTGGCTAGATTTTTATAG
- a CDS encoding c-type cytochrome → MNKLFTILLFTGLIFSCNNSKKEKPSAFDTQNKANNHPGKKLMETNCYLCHNPTASNQDRVGPPMIAIKEQYKVNNISKEDFIKSIQDWVKNPISENAKMPNEVKRFGVMPKQYYPEKTIAQIAEYLYDCIILK, encoded by the coding sequence ATGAATAAATTATTTACAATACTATTATTTACAGGATTAATTTTCAGTTGTAACAACTCAAAAAAAGAGAAACCATCGGCTTTTGATACTCAAAATAAGGCTAATAATCACCCTGGAAAAAAACTAATGGAAACCAACTGCTATTTATGTCACAACCCCACAGCTAGCAACCAAGATAGAGTTGGACCTCCTATGATTGCAATTAAAGAACAATACAAGGTAAATAATATTTCTAAAGAAGATTTTATAAAATCTATTCAAGATTGGGTAAAAAACCCTATTTCAGAAAATGCTAAAATGCCTAATGAGGTAAAACGTTTTGGGGTGATGCCTAAACAATATTATCCAGAAAAAACCATAGCACAAATAGCCGAATATTTGTATGATTGTATTATACTGAAATAG
- the kduI gene encoding 5-dehydro-4-deoxy-D-glucuronate isomerase, with protein MKNNYEVRYAASPQDVKSYDTTRLRDEFLIDNLMEPDQVNLVYSHYDRFITGSAVPTKSSLKLEAIDPLKADYFLERRELGIINIGGSGTVTVDGTEYELDNREALYVGRGNKEVTFSSKSANEPALFYLNSTPAHKEYPNKKIGINDVEVVQLGAPETANARTLRKYIVNSVVDVCQLQMGMTELKTGSVWNTMPAHVHDRRMEVYFYFDVPEDQAVCHFMGQPQETRHIWMQNHQAVISPAWSIHSGSGTSNYTFIWGMAGENLDYGDMDHCKINELK; from the coding sequence ATGAAAAACAATTATGAAGTAAGATACGCAGCATCACCGCAAGATGTTAAATCATACGACACAACTAGATTAAGAGACGAATTTTTAATCGATAACCTTATGGAACCAGACCAAGTAAACTTGGTTTATTCTCATTACGACCGTTTTATTACTGGCAGCGCGGTTCCTACAAAATCTTCTTTAAAATTAGAAGCTATTGATCCGCTAAAAGCAGATTACTTTCTTGAAAGACGTGAATTAGGTATTATAAACATTGGAGGGTCTGGTACAGTTACTGTTGATGGTACTGAGTATGAACTAGACAACAGAGAAGCTTTATATGTTGGTAGAGGTAATAAAGAAGTTACTTTTTCTAGCAAATCGGCTAACGAGCCTGCGTTGTTTTACTTAAACTCTACACCTGCTCATAAAGAATACCCTAATAAAAAAATAGGAATTAATGACGTTGAAGTTGTTCAATTAGGAGCGCCAGAAACTGCAAACGCAAGAACCCTAAGAAAATATATTGTAAACAGCGTTGTAGATGTTTGCCAATTACAAATGGGTATGACAGAATTAAAAACTGGAAGCGTATGGAACACCATGCCAGCACACGTGCATGACAGAAGAATGGAAGTATATTTCTATTTTGATGTACCAGAAGATCAAGCTGTATGTCATTTTATGGGGCAACCTCAAGAAACCAGACATATCTGGATGCAAAACCATCAAGCTGTAATTTCTCCAGCATGGTCTATACACTCTGGTTCTGGTACCAGCAACTATACCTTTATCTGGGGAATGGCCGGTGAAAACTTAGACTACGGCGATATGGATCATTGTAAAATAAACGAACTAAAATAA
- a CDS encoding gluconate 5-dehydrogenase: MSINLFDLTGKVALVTGGTHGLGQAMATGLGNAGATLVINGASSQEKLDKAVAHYQSLGIKASGYLFDVTNEEQVIKNIAAIEKEVGNIDILVNNAGIIKRIPLEDMEVADFEQVIKVDLVSPFIMSKHVVKGMIKRKAGKIINICSMMSELGRNTVGAYAAAKGGLKMLTQNMATEWAKHNIQINGIGPGYFATSQTAPIRVDGHPFNDFIINRTPAARWGDPNDLQGAAVFLSSKASDFVNGQVIYVDGGILATIGKPSNED, from the coding sequence ATGTCTATTAATTTATTTGATTTAACAGGTAAAGTAGCTCTTGTAACTGGTGGCACCCACGGTTTAGGACAAGCCATGGCTACTGGTTTAGGAAATGCTGGAGCTACCTTGGTTATAAATGGGGCTTCTTCTCAGGAAAAATTAGACAAAGCCGTAGCACACTACCAATCTTTGGGCATTAAAGCTTCTGGATATCTTTTCGATGTTACTAACGAAGAACAGGTTATTAAAAATATCGCAGCTATAGAAAAAGAAGTTGGAAACATTGACATTCTTGTAAACAATGCCGGAATCATCAAAAGGATTCCTCTTGAGGACATGGAAGTGGCCGACTTTGAGCAAGTTATTAAGGTCGATTTGGTAAGCCCTTTTATTATGTCTAAACATGTTGTTAAAGGCATGATAAAAAGAAAAGCTGGCAAAATTATTAACATCTGCTCTATGATGAGTGAATTGGGAAGAAACACCGTTGGTGCCTATGCCGCAGCAAAGGGTGGTCTAAAAATGCTTACCCAAAACATGGCTACAGAATGGGCAAAACACAATATACAAATCAATGGTATTGGTCCTGGTTACTTTGCTACCAGCCAAACGGCTCCTATTCGTGTAGATGGCCATCCATTTAACGATTTTATTATTAACAGAACTCCTGCTGCTCGTTGGGGAGACCCTAACGATTTACAAGGTGCTGCCGTATTTTTAAGTTCAAAAGCAAGCGACTTTGTTAACGGACAAGTAATATATGTAGATGGTGGTATTCTTGCAACTATTGGAAAACCTTCAAACGAAGACTAA
- the manA gene encoding mannose-6-phosphate isomerase, class I yields the protein MTKIFALKGKIQNYAWGGKQYIPNLLGITPENKPYAEYWLGAHVNAPSVVKSETGSVNLDTFLNNNLEESLGTKVANQFGRLPFLFKVLDVNDMLSIQVHPTKAEAEKGFKRENELGIPLTAPHRNYKDDNHKPEIMVALSEFWLLHGFLTEDKLRKVLNSVPEFTEFLPVFDTEGYLGLYRTVMEQTEEETNRILKPLVDRILPLYKKGELSKSDPAYWAAKAIYTSDDEAIDKGIYSIYFFNIVKVEKGEAVFQDAGIPHAYLEGQNMELMANSDNVLRGGLTPKHVDVPELLKHVTFEATVPNILKGEAQSDGLERIYKSPAPDFELSQIKLSNNDVYTSTSSSAQILMVLEGGVELSEEKENVISLSKGKSALILASCKYVITAKSSAIIFKATAPEV from the coding sequence ATGACAAAGATTTTTGCTCTAAAAGGGAAGATTCAAAATTATGCATGGGGAGGTAAACAATATATTCCAAATTTATTAGGAATAACACCAGAAAATAAACCATATGCTGAATATTGGTTGGGAGCTCATGTAAATGCGCCCTCAGTTGTAAAGAGTGAAACGGGTTCAGTTAATTTAGATACTTTTTTAAATAATAACCTAGAAGAAAGTTTAGGTACAAAGGTTGCAAACCAATTTGGCAGACTCCCATTTTTGTTTAAAGTACTTGATGTAAATGATATGTTATCCATACAAGTACACCCAACTAAAGCGGAAGCCGAAAAAGGATTTAAACGCGAAAATGAACTAGGAATTCCACTAACAGCTCCTCACAGAAACTATAAAGATGATAACCATAAACCTGAAATTATGGTAGCTTTAAGTGAGTTTTGGTTGCTTCATGGTTTTTTAACTGAAGATAAATTAAGAAAGGTGCTTAATTCTGTACCTGAATTTACTGAGTTTTTACCAGTTTTTGATACCGAGGGTTATTTAGGTCTGTACCGTACAGTAATGGAGCAAACAGAAGAAGAGACTAACAGAATTTTAAAACCTTTGGTAGATAGAATATTACCGCTTTATAAAAAAGGCGAATTAAGTAAATCAGATCCAGCTTATTGGGCAGCAAAAGCTATATATACAAGTGATGACGAAGCTATCGATAAAGGAATTTACTCTATTTACTTCTTTAATATTGTTAAAGTTGAAAAAGGGGAAGCGGTGTTTCAAGATGCAGGAATTCCACATGCTTATTTAGAAGGACAGAATATGGAGCTTATGGCTAATTCTGATAATGTATTAAGAGGTGGTTTAACACCAAAACATGTTGATGTGCCTGAATTATTAAAGCACGTAACTTTTGAAGCTACAGTCCCAAATATATTAAAAGGAGAAGCGCAATCTGACGGTCTAGAACGCATATATAAAAGTCCCGCACCAGATTTTGAGTTGAGTCAAATAAAGCTTTCAAACAATGATGTTTATACTTCAACATCAAGCAGTGCACAAATTTTAATGGTTTTAGAAGGAGGTGTTGAGTTGTCTGAAGAAAAAGAGAATGTTATTAGCTTAAGTAAAGGAAAATCTGCTTTAATTTTAGCTAGCTGTAAGTATGTTATAACAGCTAAATCTTCAGCTATAATTTTTAAGGCTACAGCACCAGAAGTGTAA
- a CDS encoding DUF4861 family protein, which yields MNKTLWVACLMCAVFFSSCNQKENLKSIVVKNTLDFERTSETVELTKSFLKVEDLNTIGIKDAESGELQVTQTVDNDGDGIMDEILFQPVIAANSEKTFNIVTITEAQKPKADTLCYSRFVPERTDDYTWENNKVAFRVYGPVAQKMVEDGTPGGTLSSGVDAWLKKVEYPIINNWYKKNSEKPGAYHKPSPEGLDNFHVGISRGVGGIAVKQDTTYYFSKNYTKWRTITTGPIRTSFYLEYASWDAGGKTIKESKVISLDLGSNLSKFTTHIEGTDTISAGLTLHEKDGNITGNKENGWVSYWQPHADSELGTAIVAPEHTFIDFETYNTNAKDLSNAYAHLKVNNNEVIYYAGFAWKEANQYTTPTEWENYLNKFSKQINNPLKVSLNE from the coding sequence ATGAATAAAACCTTATGGGTAGCATGCCTAATGTGTGCCGTATTTTTTTCTTCTTGTAATCAAAAAGAAAATTTAAAATCTATTGTAGTTAAAAATACCCTAGATTTTGAAAGAACTTCTGAAACTGTTGAGTTAACTAAATCGTTTTTAAAGGTTGAAGACCTAAACACTATTGGCATTAAAGATGCTGAAAGTGGCGAATTACAAGTTACTCAAACTGTAGATAATGATGGCGATGGCATTATGGATGAAATTTTATTTCAACCTGTAATTGCTGCTAATTCTGAAAAAACTTTCAACATAGTAACAATTACTGAAGCCCAAAAGCCAAAAGCCGATACGCTTTGTTATTCTAGGTTTGTACCAGAACGTACAGATGATTATACTTGGGAAAACAACAAAGTAGCTTTTCGTGTTTATGGCCCTGTAGCTCAAAAAATGGTTGAAGATGGCACACCTGGAGGCACACTATCTAGCGGTGTTGATGCTTGGTTAAAAAAAGTAGAATACCCTATTATAAATAATTGGTATAAAAAAAATAGCGAAAAACCAGGTGCTTACCATAAGCCTTCACCTGAAGGTTTAGATAATTTCCACGTAGGAATTAGTAGAGGCGTTGGCGGCATTGCTGTAAAGCAAGACACTACTTATTATTTCTCTAAAAATTATACCAAATGGCGTACCATTACAACTGGTCCTATTCGTACCAGTTTTTATTTAGAATACGCATCTTGGGATGCTGGTGGTAAAACCATTAAAGAATCTAAAGTTATTAGTTTAGATTTAGGTAGTAATCTATCTAAGTTTACTACTCATATTGAAGGCACAGATACTATTTCGGCTGGATTAACTTTACACGAAAAAGATGGCAATATTACAGGTAATAAAGAAAACGGTTGGGTTAGCTATTGGCAACCACATGCCGACTCTGAATTAGGAACTGCCATTGTTGCACCAGAACATACCTTTATAGATTTTGAAACTTATAATACCAATGCAAAAGATTTAAGCAATGCATATGCTCATTTAAAAGTTAACAATAATGAGGTTATATACTATGCTGGTTTTGCTTGGAAAGAAGCTAATCAATATACAACACCTACTGAATGGGAGAACTACTTAAATAAGTTCTCTAAGCAAATAAACAACCCATTAAAAGTTAGTTTAAATGAGTAG
- a CDS encoding LacI family DNA-binding transcriptional regulator, with protein sequence MANKKKATIKDIANVLNISPAAVSKALHDDSRISEKTKKAVKQVAKNLNYQPNHLASALRKGKSNLVGVIVPRTNSNFFSSVIQSIEEVLNKEGYNIIITQSNESYKKECDNIDALLFTQVDGIIASMANETVKLDYYKKVKSKGIPLILFDRGENDLNVDYIGINDYESSHMIIEHLVNQGCKRIAHIGGFKRTRIFNNRIKGYIDAIKKHNLPLEDELLIESSLTIEDGRAKMQQLLNLKNKPDAVYVAGDYAALGALQVLNENKINIPQEMALVGFGDEPFTALIKPSISSINQHSKEIGRLAALTFLEHMKKDVVKQSLNKKILDAKLVVRDSSAISNN encoded by the coding sequence TTGGCAAACAAAAAAAAAGCTACTATAAAAGATATTGCAAATGTATTAAATATCTCTCCTGCTGCAGTTTCTAAAGCACTTCATGACGATTCCAGAATTAGTGAAAAAACTAAGAAAGCCGTTAAGCAGGTTGCTAAAAATTTAAACTATCAGCCCAATCATTTAGCTAGTGCTTTAAGAAAAGGAAAAAGCAATTTGGTTGGTGTTATTGTTCCTAGAACCAATAGTAATTTTTTTTCATCGGTCATTCAAAGTATTGAGGAGGTTTTAAATAAAGAAGGGTATAATATTATTATTACCCAATCAAACGAATCTTATAAAAAAGAATGTGATAATATAGATGCTTTGCTATTTACACAGGTTGATGGTATAATTGCTTCTATGGCCAATGAAACGGTTAAGTTAGATTATTACAAAAAGGTTAAATCTAAAGGTATTCCGCTTATTTTATTTGACCGTGGTGAAAACGATTTGAACGTAGATTACATAGGTATTAATGACTATGAAAGTAGCCACATGATTATTGAACATTTGGTCAATCAAGGTTGTAAAAGAATTGCCCATATTGGCGGGTTTAAACGTACTAGAATTTTTAACAACAGAATTAAAGGCTACATTGATGCTATTAAAAAACATAACCTACCGCTAGAAGATGAATTGTTGATTGAAAGTAGCTTAACTATTGAAGACGGAAGAGCTAAAATGCAACAACTTTTAAACTTAAAAAATAAACCAGATGCCGTATATGTTGCTGGTGATTATGCAGCTTTAGGAGCTTTACAAGTATTAAATGAAAATAAAATTAATATCCCACAAGAAATGGCATTGGTTGGTTTTGGAGACGAACCTTTTACAGCTCTAATTAAGCCTTCTATTTCGAGCATAAACCAGCATAGTAAAGAAATAGGAAGACTTGCGGCCTTAACTTTTTTAGAACACATGAAAAAAGATGTTGTAAAACAATCTCTTAACAAGAAAATTTTAGATGCTAAATTGGTTGTAAGAGATTCGTCTGCTATATCTAACAACTAA
- a CDS encoding fibronectin type III-like domain-contianing protein → MPLKPGETKTINFTLHPDDLAIFDKNMNWTVEPGFFEVLVGSSSKDIKLKKRFEVVAVDK, encoded by the coding sequence GTGCCTTTAAAACCTGGTGAAACAAAAACTATTAATTTTACACTTCACCCAGACGATTTAGCTATTTTTGACAAAAATATGAATTGGACGGTTGAACCCGGTTTTTTTGAGGTTTTAGTAGGAAGTTCTTCCAAAGATATAAAACTTAAAAAGCGCTTTGAAGTGGTAGCCGTAGATAAATAG